From one Amphiura filiformis chromosome 13, Afil_fr2py, whole genome shotgun sequence genomic stretch:
- the LOC140168481 gene encoding probable tubulin polyglutamylase ttll-15 isoform X2 yields MKYKMARQGVTCTLAIAISMQLYFLYLLQSEESHCVVVHSTFPCTLPRRPVVILGISRNEEKRYQTGIQLAMDTFSRLGFRTHRSYEDTKPDNCDIVWTHTYPFRHDKIVELFTNPKHNVKINHFPGIASICVKAVLNTASPVSKYIPKTYKMPDDRKSFIDEVSKIKNREKEQVWVEKKSSHRNVTVKATHEIDLDSEGIIQTFIHNQFLLYGHVISLGVMVIITSVSPLRVYTLDNGWMVRIANKPYHPVNYSDFETFITNSGSNNLFEFEPMRRFFDHTRYSRRQALIAHLLSDLGVEQSKVQSIREQVFDAVHDVVYNRRGILGNVINGNKRFGNYSSFFEVTRWDFIIDENMKVYLIEANMSPNLMTSHFLARAKNYNTIFNTITTIGYRHGSWNTNGIRDKDINVDIKVCFTEICKACELKECYLCSKCLPDEIKQMLRTSYMEHVNRLGLRRVHPKPLGQEAANKLREQNFGNLSRELINQAWITAKCVEDEYWCT; encoded by the exons ATGAAGTATAAGATGGCTCGACAAGGTGTCACTTGCACACTTGCAATAGCAATTTCCATGCAGCTCTACTTTTTGTATCTCCTGCAATCTGAAGAGAGTCACTGCGTAGTTGTTCACTCAACGTTCCCATGCACGTTACCTCGTCGACCGGTAGTCATCTTAGGAATATCACGGAATGAAGAG AAACGATACCAAACCGGAATTCAGCTAGCAATGGACACGTTTTCAAGACTAGGGTTTCGTACACACCGATCATACGAAGATACTAAACCagacaattgtgatattgtgTGGACTCATACTTACCCCTTTCGTCATGACAAGATAGTGGAACTCTTCACCAATCCGAAACACAATGTAAAG ATCAATCATTTTCCAGGAATAGCTAGCATATGCGTTAAAGCTGTCCTCAACACCGCGTCACCTGTCAGCAAATACATACCAAAGACATACAAGATGCCCGATGATAGGAAGAGTTTTATAGATGAA GTAAGCAAAATCAAAAATCGTGAGAAGGAGCAGGTATGGGTCGAGAAAAAGTCATCGCACAGGAACGTTACTGTGAAGGCCACACACG AGATTGACCTTGACAGTGAAGGAATTATCCAAACATTTATTCACAATCAGTTTCTTCTTTACGGTCATGTGATCAGCTTGGGCGTCATGGTGATTATCACATCTGTTTCGCCGTTGAGGGTGTATACATTAGACAATGGATGGATGGTCAGGATCGCAAACAAaccatatcatcccgtaaattaTAGTGATTTTGAGACGTTCATTACCAATTCAGGatcaaataatttgtttgaa tTTGAACCCATGCGAAGATTCTTTGATCACACACGCTATTCAAGAAGACAAGCTTTGATTGCTCATTTGCTCTCAGATCTAG GAGTTGAGCAATCTAAGGTTCAATCCATCAGAGAGCAAGTGTTTGACGCTGTACATGATGTAGTGTATAACAGACGTGGTATACTTGGAAACGTTATAAATGGGAATAAGCGGTTTGGAAACTA TTCAAGCTTTTTCGAAGTGACGAGGTGGGACTTCATTATAGATGAGAACATGAAAGTCTACTTGATTGAG GCAAATATGTCACCAAACCTGATGACTTCACATTTCTTGGCTCGAGCCAAGAATTATAACACCATCTTTAACACTATTACTACAATAGGTTACCGACACGGTAGTTGGAACACCAACGG CATACGAGATAAAGACATCAACGTTGATATTAAAGTGTGTTTTACAGAAATTTGTAAAGCCTGTGAACTAAAG GAATGCTACTTATGTTCAAAATGTCTACCGGATGAGATAAAACAAATGTTACGAACATCATACATGGAGCATGTTAACAGACTTGGTCTGCGGAGAGTACACCCGAAACCGTTG GGCCAAGAAGCAGCCAACAAGCTTCGAGAACAAAACTTTGGAAATCTATCACGAGAGCTTATCAACCAAGCTTGGATAACAGCGAAGTGTGTGGAGGATGAATATTGGTGCACGTAG